From the genome of Laspinema palackyanum D2c:
CGGAGTCGGAGGTTCCGGCTCAGATACAGCCACAGGTTCTGGCGGTTGAGGGGGAGCCGGTGGTATCGGATCCGGGGCGACTGGGTTGGGACCCGCAGGGGATACCGGACTTGGATCCGGGGCAGCAGCAGTGTTCTCCACATCGATCCATTGACGACTTTCATCCCCGAGTAAGGAACCGGGGGGAATCACTTCATTGGATGCAACCGTGGGGTGCAGTAACGTCGTCGAGCTACCGATGCAAGCATGGGTCCCAATTTTGCCGGTTCCGATCGCCAGGACTCCGGCACCGAGGGTTGCCCCTTCTTCAATGATTAGATTGCCTTGACAGGCTTGCAGAATGGAACCCATGCCAATGCAGACACCAGCGGCGATTTCGATGCGAGTACCTGGAGATGCCTGGAGGATGACTCCCGAGGCGATCGAGGCACCTTCATCAATGGTGACATCGCCACTCATATAAATATTGGGATTCCGATTGGGTTGCAGTGGCGGCAAATACATGGGAAATGGAACCTTTAAGGGTCGAACGATCTCGATTTTCCCCTCCGGTGATCTCCGGTATGGGGAAGGGTTGGGAAACGAGAGGTGGATAGCCCAAGTTAAGGGGGAGTCAAGATGCGACGCGATCGCCTCTCTCCCTAACTCCGAGGGCGGATTGCCACAGAATGCAACGACTGCTGGGCATCCACTCAACCCCCTGGGCTTTTGGGCCACCCCCTGACGCTTCCCTGCACACTAGGGTCGTTGGACGATCGTTTCCACCACGCGCCGCTTGGCTTTCGGGTCAATTCCAATGAGGCGAACATATTCACCGGGATATTGACGCATAAATCCTTCCACCGCCGCGAGGGCTTGGGATGGATTTTGAGTATCAATGGCACCACAGCTTTCCCAGGACCCGTTGTTAAAGCGCCGCTTATTGACGTGCTCGGCACCTAGGCGAAATCCTTGGCTGAGGATTTGACGCACCATGTCAGCGACTCCCTGATCTAGGTTACCCGAGCCACCAGAGGGGGCGCTATTATAGCTGCTGCTGTAGTTTTGCCCTGGGGAGGATGGGCGACCGTTGCCATTGGTGGCGAGGGTTTCGTTGGGGCGTTGGATGATGGTTTCGACCACCCGGCGTTTGGCTTTCGGGTCAATCCCAATCAAGCGTACATATTCCCCTTGATGTTCTTTCAAGCAATTGACTAATTCCGCGAGCACCTGGGATTCATTTTTGCTTTCAATCGGAGCACAGCTTTTCCAGGAGCCGGTCCGGAAGCGTCGCTCATCGACGTGCTCAGTGCCCAGACGCAATCCTTGAGTCAGGATGTGATGGACTTGCTCGGCTAATTCTGTGGGCAGTCCACCGCCGTTCCCAGCCGGTGCACTGTAGCTGCTGGGGCTGTGACTGGGGCGATAGGAGCTGTTGCCGTTGCCGTTGCTGCTGGAGACTTGACCGTTTGGGCGTTGGACGATGGTTTCCAGGACCCGGCGTTTGGCTTTGGCATCGATGCCAATTAAGCGGACATATTCCCCACGATGTTCAGCTAAACACTGTTCTAGGGAGGAGATGACGTCCGAGAGGTTTTTGCTTTCAATCGGAGCACAACTTTGCCAGGATCCGGTGCGGAAGCGGCGCTCATCCACGTGTTCGGTACCGATCCGATATCCACCGGCTAGGAGATCTCGGACTTGGGAGATTGCTTCTTGAGTGATGGTCATAGTCTCTTGTTTAGTAGCGTTGCCATTAGAACTTACAGGGCCTGGGGCTTCATTGCGGATCTCCAGAACGCAGGCTTTGTCTTCCACACAGTGATACCCGCTGCGTAAGGCTTCGTTGATGCCGAGGACATGGGTGGCGAATTTGGTATCCGTCTCTGTCACATTCGGCAAGCGATCGGCCTGTTGCTGGTTGGTGATGATCGCTCCAGACGGAATGTATTTGCCTGGGGGAATTTCCACATCTTGAATCAGGGCGTGCATCATCACGATACAGCCCTTGCCGACTCTGGCATTAAAGACGGTGGAACGAAAGCCGATAAAACAGCTATCCCCGACATAGGCGGGACCGTGAATTAAGGCCATGTGGGCGATCGAACAATTTTTGCCGATCCACACGGAATAGGGATTGTTGTCATCTCCGACGACTCGTCCTGCATCGAGTCCGTGAATCACCACGCCATCTTGGATGTTGCTATACTCTCCGATGGAAAAGGGGGTGCCTTCATCAGCCCGGATTGAGGTACCTGGGGCAACCAAGACATGAGCACCAACCCGCACATCCCCAATCATGTTAGAGAAGGAATGAACGTAGGCGGTTTTGTGGATCTGAGGCTCGGCCATATTTCTTGACCAAGGGGTTGGCGGAGCCGCCTTGCTGCGGACTACCATAACTGAATTACTCCTTCCTGTATGCGACTAGAATCGGCGTCAGACATTCAGAATTCAGAATTCTGGGGACAGAAGGTTACAGAGGGTTTGCTTTTATCTGTGTAACGTCATCTATGGCGATCGCACAACTAGGTGAATCTTGCCTGAATTCTGACTCCTGACGCCTGACTCCACACCGAATGTGATCGCACCGCGTTGGTCTGTTTTGTCTATACTGACTAACGAAACTGACTAACGAAAGCGATCGGTTTCTTTCTTGCTGTAAAGAATGCGATTTTCAACATTCACCGTGTCTACAATCGCAATGACTGCCGCGTCCACGGGACGCTCGCCACTACGGATGACCTGCCTTGCTGCACTGCCAATGGTGACAAGCACCCATTCCCCTACACCAGCCCCTACATTATCCGCAGCGACTTCGTATTTGGGGATGAGTTGTCCTTCCTCATCGATTAATTGCAACAGGAGTAATTTAACCCCTTGCAGATTTGGATCCTTTTGCGTACTGACGACGCTACCGCGAACTTGGGCAAGTTGCATGATTTACACTCAATTTATCGGCTTAAACGAATGCCTGTGGTGCTTTCCCGGAATTGCTCCACGGCTTCGGTGTAGCGAATCGGTAGAACATATTCTAGGTTCTCATGAGGACGGGCAATGATGTGGGTAGACAAGACTTGTCCACCATTGACTCGTCTGACATTTTCCACGGCTGCACCGACGGAGGCTTGCACTTCCGAGACATCTCCGCGCACGATGACGGTGACGCGACCGCTTCCGATTTTCTCATATCCGACTAAGGTAACGCGAGCGGCTTTCACCATTGCGTCTGCGGCTTCTACGACTGCGGGAAACCCTAGGGTTTCTACCATTCCAACTGCAATAGACATAAATTTGACTCCCAACGTTAAGGTTGATATTTGCTGTTTGCGTCAATGACGCTTGCTCTAGGTCCCAGTCAGAACGGTGGTCCTGAATGGTGTTAATAGGTGCGGAACTGCTCGACGGCTTCGGTGTACCGGATCGGCAGCACATATTCTAGGTTCTCATGAGGACGCGCAATAATGTGGGTGGAGACAACTTCTCCACCATTCACACGCTTGACTGATTCGACCCCAGCCGAGACGGAGGCTTGCACTTCCGATACGTCTCCGCGCACGATTACGGTTACGCGAGCGCTGCCGATTTTTTCATATCCCACAAGGGTTACGCGGGCAGCTTTTACCATCGCGTCAGCCGCTTCTACCACGGCTGGGAAGCCCCGGGTTTCAATCATTCCCACTGCTATAGGCATTTCTTCTGTCTCCTAAATGGATGAGTCGGTGTAATTCAATCTAAGCTGCGATCGTTAGGCGATCGGTATTCCCGAACGTTTTCAGTTATCGTAAAGCTATCCTCTTCCTTTATCAAGAATAGGTGAATCTTGTATCCCTTGACAATATAAATAATAATCATGTTCGCAAATAAAAGTAATTAGAAAAACTAATGCTTTAAAGAAAATTAATATTTTATTAATAAAATTAATGCTCCAATGGGAAAGGAGTTGGACCGAGAGGGGCCATGAGTGCTCAAGGGGGTGCGATCGCATCAGGGATCAGTCCCACTTGAGGGGGTCTAACTGCGGATCAAGACCCCTGCACTGAACCGAATCAACGGAGTCGCCTAGGGTTGATCCAGGCACTGTTGTCACGGCCCTCCCGGAGGTCACAATGGCTCCGTTGCGACGAACCGTACCCTCGTCTCGCCTTCACGGTCGATCGCCCAGGGTTCCTCCGCAATTGTGCCTAAATCTTCCATGATTGACAGGGGGAACCGTTGCAACGGGACGGTGCGATCGCCCCTTGAACCCCCTTGCTCGGCGAGCAGTCCGTGAATTTTCCGATGGGAAACCGCCGAATCCTGCTCCCTCGTCTGCCTTTTTAGGCCGACATCTAGCGGGTCAACCTACCTAGCAAAACTGACAGATCAACCCCTTATAGATCTGCCTTGACAACCCCTTTTTCTAATGAACCCGACTGAAAATAAAAACACGGGTGCTCGTTAATTTAATCGCTTGATATCAAGGAATATTATGATAAATCAGTTGCTCGTCCAAACGAGTTGGTGGGTTCCTTTATATAGCTTACTCGGCGCAATTATCACCCTCCCCTGGTCGTCGGCGATCGTCCGACGCACGGGACCGAGACCCGGTGCTTACATCAACCTTCTCGCCACCATTGTGGCATTTATTCATGGGGGATTCTTATTTAGAGCCACCTGGGGTCACGGCCCAGAATTCCTCGTCATCAATTGGCTCAATACCGGAGATTTAGATCTTTCCTTTGTCCTAGAAATCTCCCAAATGAGCACCGGCGCAATGGAATCAATCACGGGATTGAGTCTGGTTGCCCAAGTCTACGCCCTAGGGTACATGGAAAAAGACTGGTCTTTAGCCCGGTTTTTTGGCCTGATGGGATTTTTTGAAGCCGCCATGAGTGGTCTAGCCATTAGTAACTCCTTATTTTTGAGTTACGCCTTACTGGAAATGCTGACCCTTTCCACCTACCTCATTGTCGGATTCTGGTACGCTCAACCCTTAGTTGTCACTGCGGCGCGAGATGCCTTCTTAACCAAACGGGTGGGAGATATTTTGTTACTAATGGGGGTGGTTAGTGTCGGCACTTTAGCCGGTAGCTTCAACTTTGCTGATATCGAAGTTTGGGCCGAAACTGCCGAACTTTCACCAATGGTGGCGAATTTCCTGGGATTAACCTTAATCGCCGGTCCGATTGGCAAATGTGCTCAATTTCCTTTGCACCTGTGGTTGGATGAGGCGATGGAAGGTCCAAATCCGGCCTCCTTACTCCGCAATTCCCTGGTGGTGAGTTGCGGCGCTTATATCCTGATTAAACTCTCCCCGGTGGTGTCCCTCTCTCCCCTGGCGGAAACGACGTTAATCGTGGTGGGGACGATGACGGCGATCGGCGCTTCTTTAGTGGCGATCGCCCAAATCGATATTAAACGCACCCTCTCCCACTCCACCAGCGCCTTCTTAGGATTAGTCTTTATCGCCGTGGGGATGCAGCACGTCGATGTGGCCCTGTTATTGCTCCTCACCCATGCGATCGCCAAAGCCCTCCTCTTTACCAGCATTGGTTCCATCATCCTCACCACCAGCAACCAAAACATCACCGAAATGGGTGGATTGTGGTCCAAAATGCCCGCTACCACCCTCGCCTTTGTCGTTGGGAGTGCCGGGACGATCGCCCTCATCCCCCTCGGAAACTTTTGGGCAATGGAACGCTGGGTCAACGGATTTTGGAGCGTTCCCTGGTGGCTGTTACTCCTGCTGATCGTCTTTAACGGCTTAACCGCCCTTAACTTAACCCGCGTCTTCTGTCTCGTCTTCCTCGGTCCCACCCAACCCAAAACCCGTCGGGCACCCGAAGTTCCTTGGCCGATGGCCCTCCCGATGGTCAGCTTAACCATCGTCACCCTGCTGGTTCCCCTGATGCTCCAACATTGGCAACTCTTGCTCAGTTGGGCAGGGCCTTGGGCCAGAACAGGTCCAGATCCGGCAGTCTTTGACTTGCCCTTGGTCATCCTCTCCGGTATTGTCGGCTGTATTGTCGGGGGAGTGCTTTATCTCAACCCCAACCGCACCGAACCTGTCCAACTCCCCTGGAAACCGTTACAAGACCTGTTGGCTTATGACTTTTACATCGATAAGCTGTACCGAGTCACCGTGGTGTTAGCAGTAGAACAGTTTTCCCGATTCACTGCTTGGATAGACCGCTACTTTGTCGATGGACTGGTCAATTTGGTGGGTTTAGCCACGGTATTCAGTGGTCAAGGCTTAAAATATACCGTTCCGGGGGGGTCTCAACTCTATGTTTTGACCATTCTCATTGGCGTTGCACTTTTAGGTCTGTTGATGAGTTCGTTGTTATAAACCTGGGGGTTTACCGAATTTGAGTTTAAGCCCTAAATCTAGGGTTGATTCGCGAATCAACCTCCACAGGACAGACTTACGCAACGGTTAAGAATCGATCCTAAATAATGTAGAGGCGATTCGCTTTCTCGCCCCTACCCTTTAGAACTGGTTTGGAAAATAGGCGTAAGTCAGGCCAGATTTAGAAGAAAGGTGGAAGTCAAAGGAGTGTGAAATTCCTAATGCTTTCAAACTCTCTGACCTCTTCCGTAATAGATTGCAGTTAAAAAGACCCTATAGAAGTTAGCGATGCTGAGTGCTTTAATCTGGGTGCCGACGATTGGTGCCGCTGTTATTGGATTTTTCCCCAACCCGATGAACCCAAAGCGATCGCGTCAGATTGCCTTGGCGATCACCGCTGCCGCATTCATCTGGTCTCTGATTCTCGTCAGTCAATTTGACCCCACGGGAGTCGGATTACAATTCGAGGAAAATCTTCCTTGGCTAGAATATCTCGGGTTGAGCTACCGACTGGGATTAGATGGCTTATCCTTACCCTTAATCCTCTTAAATGGATTGCTCACCTTGATCGCCCTTTACAGTACCACCGAGGCGATTACCCGTCCGCGATTGTACTACGCCTTAATCTTGTTGCTGAATGCCGGTGTTGCCGGGGCATTCCTCGCCCAAGACTTACTGCTGTTTTTCCTGTTCTATGAAGTCGAACTGATTCCTCTGTATCTCTTAATTGCCATTTGGGGAGGAGCAAGGCGGGGATATGCCGCCACCAAGTTTTTACTCTATACCGCTATTTCGGGGATTTTAATTCTGGCCTCATTTTTAGGCTTGGTTTGGCTTACCCATGCCGATAGCTTTGCCTATCAAGCCTTTGCCGGTGGGTCCCTGCCATTAAAATCACAACAGCTTTTATTAGCCCCTTTATTAATCGGATTTGCCATCAAAACCCCGATTGTCCCCTTCCACACCTGGTTACCCGATGCTCATGTGGAAGCTTCAACGCCGATTTCGGTGATGTTAGCCGGGGTGTTGTTGAAGTTAGGAACTTATGGGTTGTTGCGCTTTGGAGTCGGTTTATTTCCCGATGCTTGGGCTTATTGGTCCCCTTGGTTAGCCACGGTGGCGGTGGTGAGCGTTCTGTATGGAGCCTTTAGCGCCATTTCCCAAACGGACATGAAAAAAATGGTCGCCTTTAGTTCTGTGGCCCACATGGGGTATATTCTCCTAGCTTGTGCGGCGAATACGCCGGTGAGTAACGTCGGCGCAGTGTTTCAAATGGTCAGCCACGGCTTGATTTCGGCGTTACTGTTCCTGTTGGTTGGGGTGGTTTACAAGAAAGCGGGGACTCGGGACTTGCGCGTGTTGCATGGGTTGTTGAATCCCGAACGCGGGTTACCGATGATTGGGTCCTTGATGGTGCTGGCGGTGATGGCGAGTGCGGGGATCCCGGGGATGGCGGGATTTATTGCGGAGTTTATTATCTTTCGTGGGAGTTTGCCGGTGTTTCCGGTGCAAACTCTTTTGAGTATGATTGGGACTGGGTTAACGGCGGTTTATTTCTTGTTGCTGATTAACCGGGCCTTTTTTGGGCGCTTGTCGGAGCAGGTGGTGAATTTGCCTCCGGTGCAGTGGTCCGATCGCATTCCAGCGATCGTGTTAGCGGTGTTTGTGGTGATTTTGGGCTTGCTTCCCAGTGGTTTGGTTACCTATAGTGAAAACGACGCTACAGCCTTGAGTCGGCGACAGCCTGCCTTGAGTGCCGCAGTTCATCCGGAGGCGATCGCTGTTTCCAATCAATCCGATGTCCCCACCCTGTTCTCCGTAACTCCCTGAAATCTAAACCGACGGCTAGAGGTTAAAACCCCTACCGTTGGTTTTAACTTCACCCCCCTGGGTTTTTCTCCTCAGTTGGCGTGTCATGATAGAGAAACCCGAAATTAAACTTTTGCCCTATTAAATAATTTCCCTTGGCTATTGATTTAGGAGATTTCAGAAAATGACCTTATCAAAAATAAAAGATTCTACCCATCCTTTAATTGAATATATCGAACGCCTAGAATCTGGGGGGGACTTACTCCCAGATTCCCCTGAAAATTTGGTTGAAGTGGTGGGCATTCTCAAAAGTTACGGCGTTATTTTAGATGCTTATTCCCGCAATTTAATTTATATTGCCAACCATCAATTTTTGGTATTTTTTCCCTTTTTCAAATACTTTAATGGAGAATTTTCTTTTTCTAAATTATGGAAACATTGGTATCACGATCGCATTAATTTTGAATATGCCGAATATTGCATGAAAGCCATGTTTTGGCATGGGGGCGGTGGCTTAGATGAGTATGTCGATAGTCCGGAATTTCGGAAACTCGCTGAAGCAGCAATTCTGGCTAAATTAAAATTTAACCCCGTTATTTTGGGAGTGAACAAGCTCTTTCCTGAGTTTCTGTTGGAACAAGTGCGCCAGCTTGCGTATTACAGTGCCTTGGGACAATTTTGGCGGGTGATGAGCGATATGTTTATCTCTCTGAGCGATGGCTATGATGCTGGGGAAATCACTTCAATTTCTCAAGTGGTCAATCATATTCTGAATGGCTTAGTCGCCGATGCCAGTACCCCCATTACTTATTCGGTGAAAATTGGGGATAAAGTCTATGATATTCTGCCGAAAGAAGCGGGATTAACCTTTCTAGCGGATACAGCGGTGCCTTATGTCGAGGCGGTCTTTTTCCGAGGCACTCCGTTTCCCGGTACGATTTCTTACAATGCTCAAGCGCATCAAATTCCCGAGCTTCAACAGCAGTTTAGTTATGGGGCGCTTTATGCGGACCCCTTACCCACAGGCGCAGCGGGAATTCCTCCCACCTTGTTGATGCAAGATATGCGGCACTATCTCCCAGACTATTTGCATGAGGTGTATCGCAATAGTTGCCGGGGAGAAGATGATTTGCGGGTGCAAATTTGCCAAAGTTTTCAGAAATCCATGTTTTGCGTCACCACCGCCGCGATTCAGGGTCTGGCACCTCATCCCTTAGACACGAAGGAACCGGAACAACAGCAAGCTAACCGAGCTTATCTCGAAAATTGGCTCGATCGCTTTGTCACCTCTCGGTTGAGTGAGGTGAACAAACCCACGGAAAGAAGTTGTCAGTTATTTATCGCCCCGGTGGATAAGTAGCAA
Proteins encoded in this window:
- a CDS encoding ribulose bisphosphate carboxylase small subunit, coding for MVVRSKAAPPTPWSRNMAEPQIHKTAYVHSFSNMIGDVRVGAHVLVAPGTSIRADEGTPFSIGEYSNIQDGVVIHGLDAGRVVGDDNNPYSVWIGKNCSIAHMALIHGPAYVGDSCFIGFRSTVFNARVGKGCIVMMHALIQDVEIPPGKYIPSGAIITNQQQADRLPNVTETDTKFATHVLGINEALRSGYHCVEDKACVLEIRNEAPGPVSSNGNATKQETMTITQEAISQVRDLLAGGYRIGTEHVDERRFRTGSWQSCAPIESKNLSDVISSLEQCLAEHRGEYVRLIGIDAKAKRRVLETIVQRPNGQVSSSNGNGNSSYRPSHSPSSYSAPAGNGGGLPTELAEQVHHILTQGLRLGTEHVDERRFRTGSWKSCAPIESKNESQVLAELVNCLKEHQGEYVRLIGIDPKAKRRVVETIIQRPNETLATNGNGRPSSPGQNYSSSYNSAPSGGSGNLDQGVADMVRQILSQGFRLGAEHVNKRRFNNGSWESCGAIDTQNPSQALAAVEGFMRQYPGEYVRLIGIDPKAKRRVVETIVQRP
- a CDS encoding EutN/CcmL family microcompartment protein — translated: MQLAQVRGSVVSTQKDPNLQGVKLLLLQLIDEEGQLIPKYEVAADNVGAGVGEWVLVTIGSAARQVIRSGERPVDAAVIAIVDTVNVENRILYSKKETDRFR
- a CDS encoding carbon dioxide-concentrating mechanism protein CcmK, which codes for MSIAVGMVETLGFPAVVEAADAMVKAARVTLVGYEKIGSGRVTVIVRGDVSEVQASVGAAVENVRRVNGGQVLSTHIIARPHENLEYVLPIRYTEAVEQFRESTTGIRLSR
- a CDS encoding carbon dioxide-concentrating mechanism protein CcmK; this encodes MPIAVGMIETRGFPAVVEAADAMVKAARVTLVGYEKIGSARVTVIVRGDVSEVQASVSAGVESVKRVNGGEVVSTHIIARPHENLEYVLPIRYTEAVEQFRTY
- a CDS encoding NAD(P)H-quinone oxidoreductase subunit F; this translates as MNQLLVQTSWWVPLYSLLGAIITLPWSSAIVRRTGPRPGAYINLLATIVAFIHGGFLFRATWGHGPEFLVINWLNTGDLDLSFVLEISQMSTGAMESITGLSLVAQVYALGYMEKDWSLARFFGLMGFFEAAMSGLAISNSLFLSYALLEMLTLSTYLIVGFWYAQPLVVTAARDAFLTKRVGDILLLMGVVSVGTLAGSFNFADIEVWAETAELSPMVANFLGLTLIAGPIGKCAQFPLHLWLDEAMEGPNPASLLRNSLVVSCGAYILIKLSPVVSLSPLAETTLIVVGTMTAIGASLVAIAQIDIKRTLSHSTSAFLGLVFIAVGMQHVDVALLLLLTHAIAKALLFTSIGSIILTTSNQNITEMGGLWSKMPATTLAFVVGSAGTIALIPLGNFWAMERWVNGFWSVPWWLLLLLIVFNGLTALNLTRVFCLVFLGPTQPKTRRAPEVPWPMALPMVSLTIVTLLVPLMLQHWQLLLSWAGPWARTGPDPAVFDLPLVILSGIVGCIVGGVLYLNPNRTEPVQLPWKPLQDLLAYDFYIDKLYRVTVVLAVEQFSRFTAWIDRYFVDGLVNLVGLATVFSGQGLKYTVPGGSQLYVLTILIGVALLGLLMSSLL
- a CDS encoding NADH-quinone oxidoreductase subunit M, which encodes MLSALIWVPTIGAAVIGFFPNPMNPKRSRQIALAITAAAFIWSLILVSQFDPTGVGLQFEENLPWLEYLGLSYRLGLDGLSLPLILLNGLLTLIALYSTTEAITRPRLYYALILLLNAGVAGAFLAQDLLLFFLFYEVELIPLYLLIAIWGGARRGYAATKFLLYTAISGILILASFLGLVWLTHADSFAYQAFAGGSLPLKSQQLLLAPLLIGFAIKTPIVPFHTWLPDAHVEASTPISVMLAGVLLKLGTYGLLRFGVGLFPDAWAYWSPWLATVAVVSVLYGAFSAISQTDMKKMVAFSSVAHMGYILLACAANTPVSNVGAVFQMVSHGLISALLFLLVGVVYKKAGTRDLRVLHGLLNPERGLPMIGSLMVLAVMASAGIPGMAGFIAEFIIFRGSLPVFPVQTLLSMIGTGLTAVYFLLLINRAFFGRLSEQVVNLPPVQWSDRIPAIVLAVFVVILGLLPSGLVTYSENDATALSRRQPALSAAVHPEAIAVSNQSDVPTLFSVTP
- a CDS encoding CO2 hydration protein, encoding MTLSKIKDSTHPLIEYIERLESGGDLLPDSPENLVEVVGILKSYGVILDAYSRNLIYIANHQFLVFFPFFKYFNGEFSFSKLWKHWYHDRINFEYAEYCMKAMFWHGGGGLDEYVDSPEFRKLAEAAILAKLKFNPVILGVNKLFPEFLLEQVRQLAYYSALGQFWRVMSDMFISLSDGYDAGEITSISQVVNHILNGLVADASTPITYSVKIGDKVYDILPKEAGLTFLADTAVPYVEAVFFRGTPFPGTISYNAQAHQIPELQQQFSYGALYADPLPTGAAGIPPTLLMQDMRHYLPDYLHEVYRNSCRGEDDLRVQICQSFQKSMFCVTTAAIQGLAPHPLDTKEPEQQQANRAYLENWLDRFVTSRLSEVNKPTERSCQLFIAPVDK